TTTTAATTTCTTTTTTCACGTAGCCTAAATATGAAACAATTAAGGTGCCATCCAAAAATTCTTGAGGTACTTTTAGGATAAATTCACCATCATTATTTGTAACCGTACTAATGTTTGTATCATTTATTACTAAATCAGAGAACACTAAAGGTTTTTTAGATAACTCATCGATTACAGTGCCTTTAATTTCAGAAAAATGAGATGTTTCTTGTCCGTTAATAAAATTTGTACCGCATAATAAAAGCATACAAACCATGAGAGATGTCAGTAAAATATTATAATTAATTTTCATGATTTCTAGATTTTAGAGATTTGAATATAATATACAAAAAAAGCCTCATAGGTAAGGCTTTTTAAGTTAAAATTAACTATAAATGGTTGCTTTTTAGGTGTTTGAGTGTGCTATTTTGTGTTTGTGTAAACCTCATCCGTTAAGGTTTTCATAAAAGCTATGATGCTTGTTTGTTCTTCTTCAGATAAATCTAAATTATCGAATGGCAGGGTTTGATGGGGTAAATCGAAACCTAAGCCTACACCACCACCATCATTATAAAAATCTATAACTTCTTCTAAAGTAGTATATGCTCCATTATGCATGTAAGGCGCTGTTTTTTCTATATTACGAATTGTTGGAGTTTTAAAAGCCCCTTTTCTTGCTTTAGTATTAAATAGGTAATAACCACCTAAATCATCATCGAGCATTTTATTTTCTTTAGTTTCTGGAACTCCAATTATTTCTAATTCGGTAGTATTAAAATTAGGTGGAACAGTTCCGTTAAATAATGGAGGGAAATGACACGTGGCACATGCTGCTTTTCCCATAAATAAATTAAAGCCTGTTTTCTCTTTAACGGAAAGAGAACTTTTTTTATCATTTATATTATTATCAAACTTTGAATTGAATGGATTTAAACTTCTTACATAAGACGCTATAGCGTGTCTAATATTAAATTCAAATCTAGCATTATTATATAAAGAGTCTAATAACTTATTATATTCAGGATTATTTTTAATGCGATTAGCAATAGAATCCATAGGTAAATTGAACTCATTATGATTATTAGCTACACCTACAATTTGTCCTTCTAAACTTCCCGAACGCGCATCCATAAAATATAATTGTTGATATGCCGAATAGGGTAGTGTTGGCGAGTTTCGAGTTTGCCTATTATCAAATACAGCTTTACCATCGGTAAAGGCTTTATCTTTAATATGGCAACTAACACAAGCAAGATCATTATTTTTAGAAAGCATTTTATCATTAAACAACTTTTTACCTAAGAATTCTTTTTGCTTTAAATTAATGGTATCACTTTTAAAATCAGTAAAATAATTTAGATTTAAAGCATCTGGACTAAAAAGAGAAGTCATAGTATTAG
The nucleotide sequence above comes from Flavobacteriaceae bacterium HL-DH10. Encoded proteins:
- a CDS encoding cytochrome c peroxidase, translated to MNNILFLIRAKTYTIGICLLLITSIACKKELTKTQATSTNKRIESLYTKELDICINYLDSLSASKNIKNNIDFYKKAREHFKTIEPILAFTDQNNYKSLNAPNFLQIQEEDPTDIKIRTPFGFQVIEELLFAPKTDPLKIHEIVSITKSRLKLIRKNTRINFKNHHIIWLIRNQIVRIATTGITGFDSPVLGQSLLECQYTYKTLINLLDIFQDQFKSKRVYTDLKKAFQTSINHLNHDFDSFDRYAFIKTNTDAQLKLLVEVQKDWNVNFPFEMALSNTMTSLFSPDALNLNYFTDFKSDTINLKQKEFLGKKLFNDKMLSKNNDLACVSCHIKDKAFTDGKAVFDNRQTRNSPTLPYSAYQQLYFMDARSGSLEGQIVGVANNHNEFNLPMDSIANRIKNNPEYNKLLDSLYNNARFEFNIRHAIASYVRSLNPFNSKFDNNINDKKSSLSVKEKTGFNLFMGKAACATCHFPPLFNGTVPPNFNTTELEIIGVPETKENKMLDDDLGGYYLFNTKARKGAFKTPTIRNIEKTAPYMHNGAYTTLEEVIDFYNDGGGVGLGFDLPHQTLPFDNLDLSEEEQTSIIAFMKTLTDEVYTNTK